In Streptomyces sp. Li-HN-5-11, the sequence CCGGGCGCGAGCCCGGCGGTGTCCCACGTGGCCGGCTTCACGGTGACGTGCTGTCCGCTGACGCTCGCCTCGCCGTCCCACAGGGAGCTGAGCTTCGCGCCGGCGGGCAGGTCGAACTCCAGTGTCCAGTCCTTCTCCTGCTGCCCGCTGTTGTTGGTGACGACGTACTGCGCGGTGTAGCCCGTGGACCACTGGCTGGTCCTGGTGTACGCGGCGCCGACGCCGGCCGCCTGGGCGATCCCGGTGAACACGATGGCACCGCCGCCGGCCACGGCAGCCGCCACGAGCGCGCCTATCGCCTTGTTCCTGCCACTGACCTTGCGCCGGTGCGTACTCATCGCGTGCCTGCCTTCGCTGTTCACGGGGTCCACAGAGGGCCCACGGGGTGTGGTGCGGCAGCACGCTAGCGATCGGGAATCGGACAAACGGCCTGTTCCAGACCGGAGTTGAGGATCTTAGGGTGCGCTTAAGGACGGGATCGGGGACGGTTAAAGGTAGAGACCAATGTGCCCGAGCGTCGCCGCCGTACGGCTCCCCGGTGGCCCCTGCGCACCGGCTGCCGTCCGTCGAGCTGGATCCAGATCCGCACTTCCGTGCCGCCGAGCACGGAGGAGCCGATGCGGACGTCGCCGCCGGTGGACTCCGCCAGGCGCCGCACGATGTCCAGGCCCAGCCCGGTGGAACCGTCGGCGCCGGAGCCCCGGCCGCGCGCCATCGCCGCCTCGGGGTCGGAGATGCCGGGGCCCGCGTCGGAGACGAGCACGATCACGGCGTCGTCGCCGTTGTGCACGTCGACCGCGAACGCCGTGCCCTCGGCGGTGTGCCGGAAGACGTTGCCGAGGAGGGCGTCCAGCGCGGCGGCCAGGTCGGCGCGGGCCACGGGTATGCGCACCGGCCGGTCGACGCCGGCCACCCGCCACTTGCGGCCCTCGTCCTCGGCGAGCGCCGACCAGAACTCCATGCGCTCCCGGACCACTTCGGCCGCGTCGCAGCCGGCGCCCGGTCCTGCGGCGGCGGTCTGCGGCTTGGCCTCCCGGGCCGTGCGGATGATGGTGTCGACCTCCCGCTCCAGCTGGGCGACGGCCGCCCGGGTCTGCTCGGCGGCCGGCCCGTCGCCGAGCGAGGCGGCGTTCAGCCGCAGCACGGTCAGGGGTGTGCGCAGGCGGTGGGACAGGTCGGCCGCCAGCTCCCGCTCGTTCGCGAGCAGTTGGACGACCTGGTCGGCCATGGAGTTGAACGCGACCGCAGCGAGGCGCAGTTCGTCCGGTCCCTCCTCGGGCACCCGCACGCCCAGCTTGCCCTCCCCCAGCTCGTGCGCGCCCTCGACGAGCCGCTGCGCGGGCTGCACCATCCGCACGCCCAGCCGGTCGGCGACGGCGACCGAGCCGACGACGAGTGCGACGCCCACGCCGGCGAGCACCGCCCAGGCCGTGGCGACGCCGTTGCTGACCTCGGCCTCGGGAACGTAGACCTCGACGACCGCGATGGCGCCGGAGCTGAGCGCGACCGGCTGGAGCAGCGTGGATCCGCCGGGCACCTCGGTGGTGGAGGCGCGGCCCATCCGGCGTACGGTCGCGATGTCCTCCTCGGCGGCACGGCGGCGGCCGATGTCGACGGCCGCCTTGCCGTCGACCGCCGGTATGTGCACGGCCATCTGGGTGTCGGAGCCCGCCGAGGCGACGACCCGCTCCAGCTGGTCGCGCTCGGTGGTGATGGACAGCGCGGGGGCGACCGCCGCGGCCTGGCGCTCGGCGTTGGAGAAGGCGCGGTCCCGGGCCATCTCCTTGATGACCAGTCCGAGGGGGACGGCGAAGGCGACCACGACCATGGTGGTGACGGCCAGACAGACCTTGACCAGTGCCCATCTCATCGCGGGGGCTCCGCTCCGGGCGGTTCCAGCTTCACGCCCACGCCCCGCAGCGTGTGCAGATAGCGGGGACGCGCGGCCGTCTCGCCCAGTTTCCGTCGCAGCCAGGACAGATGGACGTCGATGGTCTGGTCGTCGCCGTAGGACTGCTGCCACACCTCGGCCAGCAGTTCCTTGCGGGGCACCACGACTCCCGGCCGCCCGGCCAGGAAGGCGAGCAGGTCGAACTCGCGGCGGGTGAGGTCCAGCCGCACGCCGTCCAAGTCGGCCTGGCGGCGCAGCGGGTCGACGGTCAGGCCGCCGACGCGCAGCACGGTGGACGGCGGGGCGTCCGCGGCGGCGGCGCGGGACCGCCGCAGCACGGCGGCCATGCGCGCGGACAGGTGCTCGACCGAGAACGGCTTGGTCAGGTAGTCGTCCGCCCCGGCGTTGAGCAGCCGGACGATCTCCGCCTCGTCGTCCCGTGCGGTGGCGATGATGACGGGCACGTCCGTGACGCCGCGCAGCATCTTCAGGGCCTCGGAGCCGTCCAGGTCGGGCAGCCCGAGGTCCAGGACGACCACGTCGAAGCGGATGTGGGCGACCTCGCGCAGCGCCTCCAGCGCCGTACCGACGCTGCGCACGGTGTGCGAGGCGTCGGTGAGATGCCGGATGAGCGCCGAGCGTACGAACTGGTCGTCCTCGACCACGAGCACACTTGCCATGCGCGGCACCGTACGCCATGCGGGCGGACCCGGTCCGGGCCTGTGGACAACTCGGCCCCGGCCTCCGGTGCCTGTGGACAACCTCACCCCGGCGGTGTTTCCGGCGACACGCGTGGGGCTGCTGAGGCACTATGGCCGCGATGTTCCGAGGACTCGCACCCGTACTGGCGTGGTCGCTCGCCACCGGCGCGGCGGTCACGCTGTCGTGGTGGGGTGTCCACACGGTGATGGCGGGCACGGCCTACGATCCGCCGCGCGCCCTGCCCATCGCGGTGGCCCGGGCGACCACGCAGGAGACCAGACCGCCGGCCTCTCCCACCGGCCGGCCGGCTCCGTCGCGGAGCGCCTCGGCGAAGCCGGGCGAGCGGCCCCGCGAGACGGCCGCCGCGAGCCCCTCGAAGCCGGCGTCCGCCGCGGGCCCGGGTTCCTCACCCACCGGATCGGGCGAGGTCAAGAGCTACGACACCGACGGTGGCCGGGTGGTCTTCGACCTGGGCACCACCTCGGCCGCCCTCGTCTCGGCGACACCGGGTACGGGCTGGTCGATGCAGGTGTGGAAGACGCCGACGTGGATCCGCGTGGAGTTCACCTCCGGCGCGAACCGGGTGTCGGTCATCTGCGCGTGGCACGACGGCCCACCGCACGTGGACGTGGGCAGCTACTGACCCGTGAGGCCGCTTGGACGGCAGGCCGGCGTCAGCGGAACACCGAGGGCGGCGGGGCCGGTGAGGCGACGGCGGCGGCGTCCCTGACCGGTGCGGCACCTCCGGTGAAGTCGTTGAGGGTCCGGCCGTGTTCGACGCGCCCGGGATGCGGGTCGGTGGCGGCGCGGCGGGTGAGTTCGGCGACCGGCAGGGGCAGGTCGGAGGCGGCGAGGACCGCGTTGCCGAAGCGTTTGCCGCGCAGCACGGCCGGGTCGGCGACGAGCGCGAGTTCAGGGAAGCGGGCGGCGGCGGTGGCGATCTGCCCGCGCAGATGGGCCAGCGGCGGGCCGTCGGCGAGGTTGGCGGCGAAGAGCCCGCCCGGCCTCAAAGCCCGGCGGACCTCGTCGAGGAACTCCGTCGAGGTGAGGTGGGCGGGCGTGCGGGCGCCGCTGAACACGTCCGCGATGACGAGATCGGCCCAGCCGTCCGGCACCTTGGCGAGCCCTTCGCGGGCGTCCGCCGACCGCACCCGGATCCGGGCGCCGGGGTCCAGCGGCAGTTCGCGGCGCACCAGTTGCACGAGGGCCGCGTCCCGTTCGACGACCTGCTGGGTGGAGCGGGGCCGGGTGGCGGCGACGTACCGCGCGAGCGTGAACGCACCGCCGCCGAGGTGGACGGCGTGCACGGGTCTGCCGGGGGGTGCGGCGAGGTCGATGACGTGCCCGAGCCGGCGCTGGTACTCGAAGGAGAGGTACGCCGGGTCGTCGAGGTCGACGTGCGACTGCGGGGCGCCGTCGATCAGCAGGGTCCAGGCCCGTGACCGCTCCCGGTCGGGTATGAGCTGGGCCAGCCCGCCGTCGACCTGCTCGGCGACGGCTCCGGCGGTTTCCCGCCCGCGGCGCGGGTTCCTGGACCTTCCCATTCGGCCATTGTCCCAAGCGCCAGGCAGCCGCACGCGCGGGTGCGGGGGGCGGGGTCAGCTGCAGCTGTCCGCGGCCTCGATCATGCGTGCCGCCTCGCCGAGCGCCCGCCGCAGCACCACGGGATCCGTCGCGAGGTCCGCCTCGCCCGGCGGCACCAGCCAG encodes:
- a CDS encoding HAMP domain-containing sensor histidine kinase, producing MRWALVKVCLAVTTMVVVAFAVPLGLVIKEMARDRAFSNAERQAAAVAPALSITTERDQLERVVASAGSDTQMAVHIPAVDGKAAVDIGRRRAAEEDIATVRRMGRASTTEVPGGSTLLQPVALSSGAIAVVEVYVPEAEVSNGVATAWAVLAGVGVALVVGSVAVADRLGVRMVQPAQRLVEGAHELGEGKLGVRVPEEGPDELRLAAVAFNSMADQVVQLLANERELAADLSHRLRTPLTVLRLNAASLGDGPAAEQTRAAVAQLEREVDTIIRTAREAKPQTAAAGPGAGCDAAEVVRERMEFWSALAEDEGRKWRVAGVDRPVRIPVARADLAAALDALLGNVFRHTAEGTAFAVDVHNGDDAVIVLVSDAGPGISDPEAAMARGRGSGADGSTGLGLDIVRRLAESTGGDVRIGSSVLGGTEVRIWIQLDGRQPVRRGHRGAVRRRRSGTLVSTFNRPRSRP
- a CDS encoding response regulator transcription factor; translation: MASVLVVEDDQFVRSALIRHLTDASHTVRSVGTALEALREVAHIRFDVVVLDLGLPDLDGSEALKMLRGVTDVPVIIATARDDEAEIVRLLNAGADDYLTKPFSVEHLSARMAAVLRRSRAAAADAPPSTVLRVGGLTVDPLRRQADLDGVRLDLTRREFDLLAFLAGRPGVVVPRKELLAEVWQQSYGDDQTIDVHLSWLRRKLGETAARPRYLHTLRGVGVKLEPPGAEPPR
- a CDS encoding fused MFS/spermidine synthase, whose protein sequence is MGRSRNPRRGRETAGAVAEQVDGGLAQLIPDRERSRAWTLLIDGAPQSHVDLDDPAYLSFEYQRRLGHVIDLAAPPGRPVHAVHLGGGAFTLARYVAATRPRSTQQVVERDAALVQLVRRELPLDPGARIRVRSADAREGLAKVPDGWADLVIADVFSGARTPAHLTSTEFLDEVRRALRPGGLFAANLADGPPLAHLRGQIATAAARFPELALVADPAVLRGKRFGNAVLAASDLPLPVAELTRRAATDPHPGRVEHGRTLNDFTGGAAPVRDAAAVASPAPPPSVFR